CGTTGAGGGTTCGTTTGAAAGGAGAAAATCCTGTCACCAACAGGTTGTTGATTGACACAGGTTCTCAAAGAAGTTATATAACTCAAGCGCTGGCTACCAGAATGCGCTATGAGCCGATCCGCACTGAGAACTTGGTTCATGCATTGTTTGGTGGGAGCAAGACTGAACCCAAGACGCATCAATGCTATAAGGTCCATCTGCAAAGTTTGATGGGTGCGTTTTCCTGCAACTTTGAAGTTCTTGACTCGGAACAGATTTGTCACGCCATTCCCTCCATTTCTAAAGGTCTATGGGTATCTGAACTTCGCGAGAAGAAAATCGAGTTGACTGACAACAGAGAGGGCCCAATTGGCATTCTTGTTGGAGCGGACGTCGCGGGAAAGCTACTCCGGGAGGCGCGAGGTATTAAGCTGTGGTTTGGTTGCTATCGAAACTAGCCTAGGTTGGACCATAATGGGCCGCGTTAAGGACGCCGAGACAAGTTGTATGTTAACATCAGTTTGCACTGCGCCCAGGAGCTCGACCCTTCTGATATGTGGAGGTTGGATGTGTTGGGCATCGAGGACCCCGCTTTGGTTAGTACCAAAGAAGAGGCAAAAACGGTTGTGCGTCAGCACTTCTTGGAAACAGTTAAGATTTTACCTGATGGACGATATAAGGTGTGTCTTCCATGGCTGAAGAAACATCTCCCGCTGCCTCGAAATTTCGATCTGGCCCGTGGTAGACTTGAATCGACCCTAGCCAAGTTACGTAACGGTCATTTGGCGAAAGAATATGAAGCAGTGTTTCAAGAATGGCTGaaagatgaaattattgaagagGTACAGCTTGATAAGTGGGATTTCGGACATTATTTGCCTCACCGAGCCATGGTTAAGGAAGCCAGTACCATCCGAATTCGTCCTGTTTTCGACGCCTCGTCCAAAGAGAAAGGCAAGCCTAGCCTGAATATGTGTCTAGAAAAAGGGGAGAGTTATGTAGAGTTAATCCCATCGATACTTCTACGATTCAGACTGAACGCAATAGGCGTTATTTCTGACATAAGAAAAGCCTTCTTACAGATTTCTGTTTCGGAAAAGGATCGTGATAGCTTGAGGTTCCTATGGAAGGACGAGGTCGGAGAGATGAAAATCTACCGTCACATGAGGGTGGTGTTTGGGGTGACCAGTAGCCCTTATTTACTAGGGGCCGTTATTGACCATCATCTCTCAAAGTGTGAGGAAAAAGTGGCTTTAAAAGAGGTTTCTTATGACCGATCTGTCATCTCACAGTTGCGCAAATGCTTGTACGTTGATAACTGTATGACTTCGGTTGATGATAAGAAGGAACTTTTGAACTTCATGTTGCAAGCCAGGGAAATTTTTATGAAAGCATGCTTTGATCTTCGTGGATGGGAATGGAGCGACCCCGATTGTGTTGCTCACACCAGTTTCCCCGTTCTTGGACTTCTGTGGGACAAAAAGGAGGATATTCTCAGGTTAAACCCTCCCAAGCCTTTGGAAAGTGATGCCATCACGCGACAAACAGTGATGTCAGTAGCACACCGTATTTTCGACCCGCTCGGTGTATGTGCACCCGCCATTTTGATACCGAGGTTGTTAGTTCAAGAAAGTTGGGGTGAGGCTGGGAACTGGGATACCCCTTTTAATGAGCAAAGTCAGGCAACGTTCC
This DNA window, taken from Diorhabda sublineata isolate icDioSubl1.1 chromosome 4, icDioSubl1.1, whole genome shotgun sequence, encodes the following:
- the LOC130443324 gene encoding uncharacterized protein LOC130443324; this translates as MWRLDVLGIEDPALVSTKEEAKTVVRQHFLETVKILPDGRYKVCLPWLKKHLPLPRNFDLARGRLESTLAKLRNGHLAKEYEAVFQEWLKDEIIEEVQLDKWDFGHYLPHRAMVKEASTIRIRPVFDASSKEKGKPSLNMCLEKGESYVELIPSILLRFRLNAIGVISDIRKAFLQISVSEKDRDSLRFLWKDEVGEMKIYRHMRVVFGVTSSPYLLGAVIDHHLSKCEEKVALKEVSYDRSVISQLRKCLYVDNCMTSVDDKKELLNFMLQAREIFMKACFDLRGWEWSDPDCVAHTSFPVLGLLWDKKEDILRLNPPKPLESDAITRQTVMSVAHRIFDPLGVCAPAILIPRLLVQESWGEAGNWDTPFNEQSQATFRKWMNQANALNQIEVPRWLKLTIGNVSLHTFCDASQVAYTTVSFLRVETDNMVSVINGGSESS